tttcccctcagaaaCCTCCCTCAGGATTCACAGTTCAGTGTAGCTTATCCAAATCAATATTCTCTCATACAATGAGGCAGAAGGAGGTAGTGCAAAGTGGCCTACCTGCAATGTAAAAGACCTACATCCTGCTTCAGAAGGATGAAATGTGCCATTCCAAAAAGCCCTACAGCCTAGTGGTTAGGACACTCCCCATAGAAGTGAAGTGGAACAATTCAAATCTCTTCAGAAGGGCAATGCAAATCTAAATTTGCATGCAGACATTTTTACATCCCACACCAACAAAAGGCTGGCTTAGCAAAAGAAGCCACATTGTCACAAAAGACACTGGACAGTTGGTGGAAACCTGCCAAGCATGCAGGTAAGAGAGGCAAAACACTTCTATATGCCAACACAATTCCAATATAAGATAATAATCCATCTGTTTGGGACTGTCGGCATCTGAGTGATACAGTACATGACAACTAGAAGGTACAGGGGTATCCAGGGCCATCAAGTTGGGCTATTACTGAGCAAGCACTTTGaggatttattttcaaattttggAATTAAATTCCTGCTACAAATGTAGCCCCAAGTAAAGCAGAACCAGCTACACTTGTCCACAGCTAGAGATCACTATTATTTAGAATGATGTGAAGTCTTTCCTGACCTTACAGAACTTCAAaatgtcatatatatatatatggatcACTATGATAACTCAAAGAACTACAGTTCAACAGAAACAACTGCATGATCAAATCCCCATCAATTTTCAGTTAATATTTGAGGTGagaaaaacataacaaaacaaacaaacaaacaaaaacccaaaaaccaaaccaaaaccactacttaaaaaaatattacttcctCTGAAAGTGAAGACAAAGGACAATTCACCTGCCTCTGACCTGCTGTAGAATTGGATGACACTTTGCCTGTAGCACTATTTATTGCTTATTTCATGACATTTACAGCAGTGCTAATGATTTTGAACATGCACTAATCTAGAGGCCACTAAACCACCCCACTCCCATCTATACACTTATGGCACTCTGATGCATTGGAACTCGGAGGAAGTTGACCAGATGAATCTGCTGTCTTTTAACATCCTGCCTTAATCCAAAGGGGGAAGATTCCTAATTTCTGCAGAACTTTCAATCCTCAGCAACTACTCTGTGTGGCAAAGGGTAGAGAGGGTGCAGTCCTTAGAAAACAGATGCTGTCATCATGAAATTGggtacattatttttaaaacaactttgtATTCCATGGGCTGCCTAACTTGAACCAATTGGATCACTAAATGCTAATTTTTAAGTTGATAACAAGTACTACTTTGAATCTGGGCTGtggaactttaaaaattaaccGAAAGATGCCTGTGTACAAGAAGTCCAACACACTCTAACCTTCTGTCATACAGCAGATGAACATACAGACAGGTTCCCTCCCATAATTGTGGTCTGTACCCCTGGATGGGGTTTTGCACATGAAGGTCTACTCATACAGTCAGCCCTTCAGGATGGGGATTTACTCCCTAATGAAAATGTAGTGTAAGGCAAGCTCACGAGTTAGGTCCAGGTCTGCTCAGTCCAGCCTGTTTCATCCATCCTCTTTCTCTCAAAGCAGAATGCAAAAGAATGGGAAAGGTATCAGGGGATATGCTTGGCTGTGAATGCCTTCCTGAAAGCAATTGCcacaagcagctccagcagagaaagaggaagaactAGGACAGCCTAGAACAGGATAGTTATTAGGACAACAACTAAGGCCACCAGATGCTCTTATTCCAGAGAAGAAGGAAGCCACAGCAGCCTCTGGCAGCAATTCACCaacagtgacagaaaacatCACCGAGGTAAGCAGGGATGGTGCCTGGAAAGTCCTGAAATGGCCAAGGAAACACAAGAAGCCCTAAACAGCTGTTTTACACTCTATCTAAACCACAATTTCTCATCCCATGTGAAGTGGGCAGCCTGCCACCTCTGTGAACACAGCATGGTAAATTAGTAGGAGACCTCACATTgcactcaaaaaaaaagagtgcttAAAGCCCTTGCCTTGTGAGTGGAGCTGAAGCACAACTGCTGAGGTCAGACTAAAGCCCAAATAGCTACCTATCATGTAGCCAACATCAAGTCACCCCTGTCCTTAGGGCATGCCTTTGGCAAGCATGCCAAAGTACTTCCCTGGGATGCTTCCCCAGCTTCCAATAAGGTGCAGTTCAGGGACACCCTGAGCAAAGTTGAGAAGGGGCATTCTGAAAATTGGGAAAAACATCAAttgaaaatcagaagaaatggGATCAAACCAAATTAGGGTTCAGACCACCATGCCCTTACACATTGAGATTTTCTGGGAAAAGGGGTAAAAGGGCTGAAACAGaaagtatgttttcttttaatcacaTATCCACTATACGTAGTATTATATCCAAATGTAAAAGTTAGTACTTGATGATACTTTGCCTTTAAAGTACATTACAACTACATGAAACACTACTTGCAAGACGAAGGCTATTAGTTTGATGACAAGACAGAGTATGTgggactgaaaattaaattctacTACTACAATTTAAATTGTATATTTTGTGCTTCAACTGCAAACCAGATCGAGACCCCAGTAAGTGCAAACACAGATGCAAAAGAGTTGCACTGGAGACATCAATGCTGAaatcagggagcagcagggcaagaggggaaaaatcaCACATATAACGTTGCAGAACAGCAAACCACTATCAAAGCAAAAGGTTCACCATATAAAAAGGCCATTAAAACACAAGACATCAAGTACGCCCATTTGCACAGTTCCAAAGCTCTCTCAGACACCAAATATTTATAATGAAAACCAAAGATGTGCAGTGTGGAGATGTGTGCATAAGACTGTTCACTAAAATTGCCTTTCTCAATTAATTGCTTAAAATTTCATCCTACAATAATGCCCCAACTTAAATACAGGCATGCATTTTTAagaccaaaaaaccaacacgATTTCACAGCCACACTGAAAAATGAGCTGCAGCTTTTAAATTTCCCAACTTTCAAaactcccccccccaaaaaaaccccacaaagctACCAGATGAACTTATGAATACAGtactgcagcatttcagaagaggtttgttttggttttctttgttttttcaattaaaGCAGCTGAAGCAATTAAGGACTTTTCCATTAACTTTCCCAAGGTTACTGGGGATTCTGTCACTATGCTTTACGCATTGTTAAAAGGCATAAAAAATTGACTTAGccaaacaaaataatcttcACAATGGATGATTATTGCAAAGGTTTCTCTTCTACCAAAGAATTCTAAACCTGAACCCATTTTCTCACACAAAATATTCCTGAATTTGCAAGCTGTGCACCCTAAAATCACAGCTTGAACTTTCTTTTGAGAAACTGTGCAAATAAAGGGAGGATAAATGGGcaataaatgaaagaagaatTGCAACTTTTCAATACAAAACATGAAATTTTCACATATTCCATTaatgtttcatttgttttctaaagtTACCTAATTCCAATGTTCTGCAACTTGCCCCAAATAAACTTTCGATAGTAGAAAAGCATGTTCTTCTGGAACATGGTCTCGGTGACATAGAAAAATGATCTGAGTAACTCAAGAACATAGGTATTCATCAGCCAGTAGAGGAATTTAGCCAGAAGTTCTTCACGGAAACAATGTTCATAAGCAGGAACAAAGTGATCACCTTCAATAAACAATTCAAAGGTAATTACAGTAAATATCAACCATTTGTATTAGTAATGAAACAgagcacacaaacaaaaacacacataTCAGTCTTTCCTTCTGTTGAGATAagtagaaagggaaaaaaaaaggcaaatacaaGCAATTGCATAGATATTGCTTTGAATTTTCATTGGCATTAAAAAATGGGATCGACCCAAGCTTAAGGTACAAACACAGAAACTAATTTGAAGTAACAAATTGACATGCAGGATACGAATAAATGCCATTAGTAACTCCATTTCTTCCCCTGTGCAAAATCTTTAATGCACAATGGCAAGATTATCATGAAGGGAAAGCTAAAATGCCTGCTACAacataaaacttaaaataaataaaattaattaaaacagtaTGCtgtaaaaatgacaaaattaaaCTGGGCTGACTTGGGGATGAGAATGATATTCAGATTTcccatttacaaaaaaattaattcagagttAGGCTTTATTTCAGATATCCTGTATAAAACTTATcggtggaaaaaaaaatctctaaaaaatCACCCTAAGACCATCAGTACTCACAATATTTAGATGGCACAAAAATTATGAATGCAAAATCCTCCTAGATATTGTCCATACTAGGGCCAAATAGATTTGCAGTATTACCTAATTATGAGTGGCTGGGGAATAGAAACAGTGTGTGCTACAACTCTGAGTTTTAGCCAGCTTCCAACACTTTTTCTAATTCAATTTAAGAGTAGAATATAGAAAAAATACAACAGGATAATGTAAAGAAATTATACAGAAATACTATTTTAGCTGCATTGCAGAAACTATGATTATGGCACAAATGTGTTAAGAACAGCTTAATTCTGACAGAACAGAGCTAAGGTGTAAACTGGAAACTTTTAAAACGGGAATAAGTTTCCATTTCTCTatcctgtttggttttggtgcaCTTCAGGTCAGAGGCATTTTCATGTATTTACAGCACCTAAGAAAAGACTACCATAAAGAGATAAAACAGTGTTCACTTCAACAGAAGGCAGGTAACATCAGTGACAAACCCCCAGTGATTGTTAGAATATTTTCCAACTGAAGAGTTGCAATATGCAGTTCTAATATAAAAACTAAACCAGGATGTTAAAAGCAGGTGTCCCAGAACTATGCAACTTGCGTTCCAAGTTCCTGACAACAAACATAAATGATGAGTAAGGTTCAgtgaactgaaaataaaccatTAGTAAtacttttgggaaaaaaaaaccccaaacacctaCTGTGCAGCAAAGCAATTAAATATGTTTAAACTTTGAGCATAACAGAGTTGtttcatgaaaattaaaatcaagcCTATGTGTTGCTTTCCCTGGCATAAGGCCAGAGAATAAGATggtattacatttttttaagacaatATGTTCTAAATGAATATAATCAAATGTAAAGTTTACAATTATAAAGTTTTTAAGTGTTTAGCTCCTCAGCATTTTGAAAACTCCTTTTTAATAAACTGCTTCTGAATAAAGACTCAATATATATGCTAGAAATAACAGTTTCTTATGGAAGTGCAACATGTTCTCTCTTTTCCATCTGTTCTTCAACATCAGACTTTCTACTTTCCTCACAATATTACAAAGAATGGTAGTAGCCTTATCaaaccttttaaataaaaggaatacCATTTTCAGCTCACATAACTGTAGGATCACAACACATCATTAGGTAAGCATAAATACTGCAAACACACTAGTTAAGGAAGCACAATCCACTTTGTACAGATGGAGAAGAGCAGCTCAGGAAAACGACTGTACGCTTTAGATCCTACAGCAATCAACTAAAGAAAGAACAACAGCTTCAGCAAGATTTAAGTGCTGGGCTTGTGCCTGAAGAAAGAGTTCTTCAAGGAAACCAGATTTATCTGTCATAATCTGAAAAGAGGACTAAACAGACAGGATCTGTACTGAATTTGCAGCAATCAGCTGATGCTCTCATGACAGCCTTCAGACACCTCAGTCTGGTGATCTCTGTACCACCCACTAGGCAGCTTGATGTAGTGCCCAGTAAGGGTCTCTTGTTCCCAAAAAAGGGCTCTAGAAAGGTGACACGTCAGGCAGCCCCTGTATTTCACGGGTCCCATGCTTATGCCTTTCTCACACAGCTGATGTGAGGAGGAAAGTGTGGGGATGGAAACATGCTATGGGAGGAAGGTTTACTCCCGTAGCTGAGGAACACATGCCTAAGACACACAAGTGTCTTGGTTTGCTTTAGTTCTGAAGGTTTATGGTAACCAACAGGCAGTCTGCATTTGCTCCTTACATGCATAGGTCATTCTTTAGTGAATTTTTATAGTTACTGCAACGCAGAGATTGCAGTGGAAGGGAAAGAGTTTTGTTGAAAGACTCAGGTTCTAAATTCGTGTTTATGAAAATGCCATTCTATCAAACACAAAAAGCATgaatgaaaacaatgaaaacacaAATTCCAGAAGGAAGACAAGCTTAAGTGTTCTTCCACCATCAATTACAAACAGTACTAAGTTTGCTCTCCCAACTACGCTTATTACCATAAACCCAACAACTCTGAACCCAGATTCAACACCCTCACCTTCCACAGTAAAAGTGAACACCACTCATCTGACACCTTGTACCTTACCTTAACCCGCCTCAGTTGGACATGACACACCCTCACCACTTAACACTTTAATGTAAGTACCTTTGACTAGACGAAGCCACATGCAGTCATTCACTCTCATCTTCCACATCAACTCCTGCAATGAAAGCTTAGCAAACTTCCCCATGGAAATGAAcgctttcacattttttaagaaCCGGCACTTGTTGTGGTTTGAACCCCAGAGCTCCATGGGGATGACCCGCTCCAGGCACTCCCTCACAAAAATGTACACCTGCcagtggctgctgtgctgcttgaGGAGTGCCCCAAGGGCTGAATCACACGCCTCTCCTGGGCTTCGCTCCTCACTCTGTGACTTCTCAAGCACCCGTTTCGCAAGAGACGCCCGTAAGTTGCCCGGCACATCAGTGCAACCAGATTCACATCTGCTGCTTGTCACAGCAGCAGTAGTTGGCTGCTTCCCAAACTTTTCTGCTTGCTTGTGAACCTCTGCTTCCCCGGGCAAAGCTGCCCGAGAAGGCAACTCGGCTTTTCTCACACTGGTTTCAGATATCCAGACAGGGcagttttttttcaagataactAAGTAAGGGCACTTTCCATGGTTCTTTAACAGTTTCTGAAATGTGTGTCTCATTTGCCAGTAGCGTTTGGGCaacctcttctttttccagttgTGGTGTGGTAGACTTTGGTTGTGCTTTTGCTCCGTAAGATTTTGGCTTAAGAATATAGTTTCTATAAGCCGTCTTCCACCTGCCTGACAGCCCTGCAAGCGGTTCAGTAAAAATGATTTAGGAAAACATTCTTGGAAACTCCTGCTAGAATACAGAAGCAGCTTCCTGTCAATGTATACTGCAGAGCGCAAGAGTAGATTTGGCAACTTCTTTCCCAAGGAAGCTAGGTGACCTTCCTGCCTTCTGCATTGTGAAGAAATGACCTCCTTGGGTTTGATTTGTGCAGAATCCAGTGGAGATTTACACACATGCATCTCTACTCCTTTCCTACGGGATTCTGCTTGCACTTCAGCGCTGGACTTTAAAGGTTTCTTACTCTGAACTCCTTGCAGAAAAGATCTTTCACCTGTCACACACTTCTTCCCATCATGAGATGCGTGAACTAAAGAAGAACCAGACATATCAGTGTTACTTCTTTGAGAAATGTGCTTTCTTTTAATGAGGCTTACAGATTGTGATGCTACATACCCAGTTCCATATCTCTTGGAATTACTTTGGTTTACATCAGGAGTAAGAGTATAagccctttcctctttctgtttctcctctAATTTTGCTCTCTTAGCTGGAATTTCAAGTTGTTCCCTATCAAACTTCCTTTTTAAAGATGGTGCTGTAGCTGACAAACACAAACTGGAGCTACTCTGTTTTTCCAGATGCTCAGTAACCACTCTGATCTGTTTGCTTGCTTTAGAAACAGCTTTTACAGAATACCGGTAGCTGGACAATAAGTTTTGcgtcttgttattttttttatttcccatgctGGAGATATTAGCTTCAAGTCTTTGTCTGCATTTCCACCAATAAGATTTTGAAAGATACTGCCTGTGAAACACAAGCCTTCTTTGCATGTAGTCAAGCAATCTACTAGGTCTATGCTTTGAAAACCTTTGTTTAACAAACACTGGGGATGGGTCTACATTATGTGACATAAGTTCATAAACTGGTTGCCCACAAACTTGGTAACAATTGCTAGGGGGAACCAGCATAAAGAGTGCACAGTGTTCCAATAAATACATCATCACATCATCCCCTATCCTGCTCAGCAGTGTTTCCCAGAGGCCGCTGATACGCATCGTTTCTGTTGCGGTATTGGGTAGGTAGCTGTATATATTTGAAGATGGCATGATTTGGAAATTAGAACTGTTTTCATCCAGCACGGAGTATCCATATGCCAGAAcgttcttcttccttttttcacaCAGTCTCTGAACAACTCTTGTGATGACTTCACTCTGACTAGATAactggagaaataaagaaaaaaagaaaattagctttTGTCACTGGCTCTTCCATAAGCCACAACATATGCTTTAAATAAACAGCCACACAAGATACACCACCCTAGACATCAGCTTCAGCTCCAATCTCTTTTGAAGCAGTATTAACGATCCACAAGTGCCATGCCCAGAAAGGGAGATTTTCATGTGTAACACAAGCAGTGTGGGCCTACAACTTTAAGGAAGTCTTTGTAAGGTCTGCCCTTTTGATCCTGGTTTTCATACACCAGGAAACACCTCGCACTgctcccctcagcttcctcagcaACCAAGACTCCAAGGCGTTCAGGTCACTCAGCCCGTAGATACTTCACGTACTGGTAGATACGTGCTCATGCAGGCTCGAACCTCCAGGGAACTAATGCTGATTTTTCTTGATGCCTCCATTTCCTTTTACATAAAAAGTCCAACTACTACACGCCTCTGCCCATAATTCTAAAACGCGCTCAACAAGCTTGCAAAGTTTGTTTCCTACCGTAGCACGGTTTGGCTcacacaggcaggagctgcGAGATAAACGCCgccttttctctgaaaagtttCTTCTGCTTCAACACCGACCCGTGAGCagttttcccccctcctctttaACTTCTCTCAGTGGGAAAGtagcattttttcatttccagttgCTCCCCGGCCACATTTGGTTTGGTCGCTCTTACCCCACAGTGGAAGCCGAGGGCCGGCGAGCCTCAAGGGCCCGGACCCTTCCTTGTTATCCGCCGGCCGGCACCAAGGCTTTGCTCGCCCTCGCTTCCCCCTGAAGAGGGAGGGGTCCAGCGACCCCCCAGTGCTCCACGCTGGCTGGAGCCGAAGCCGAGGGGGCCAGCCCGGCCACGAGGGGCGAAGGGCGGCTATCCCCGCAAACACATGGAGGACAGGAAGCGCCCTGCCAACAACCACCGCCTGAGCTCCGCGCCCTCCCTGGGGCCCCCCGGGGCCGGCACCAGCCCTGACCGCTGCCGCTGGACGCCGGGGGAGCCCCAGGACACCATCCTGGTGCTCCGGGGCAGGGTGCTCGCCCGAGCCCCCGGCAAGGGCTCGCTCCTCGAagagggctgagctgctgcagccgCCCGGGGCCCCATGGAGGTGGGAGCGGGCGATCCCCTACGCCCTGCCTCCTACCTGCTGGAAGGTGAGGGGCCGGGGGATGGGGCGGGCGCCGCGGGGGACGCACACCAGGCATTCTCCCACGAAGGTGCGGTAGCAGGGAGCGTCGTCTCCCCGCAGCACCTCCGCCTCCCCGGCGCCGTTCTCCCGCAACCGCCGGATGAAGGTCTCCAGCGGCACAGCCTCGGCGTAGCAGCCGCGCAGCGCGGCCACCACCTCCGCGAAGGGCTCCGCGCCCGCCATGTTGTGCAGAGGGAGCACGCCGCCAGCGGGGGCGGCACCGCGCAGCGCTGCGCTCCCTCCCGCACCGCTACGCTATGATGCGGGCACTAGGGAgctgctgttaaaaaaagaaggaaacaataATAATGGTAAATTAAAAAGTgttatttgaaaggaaaacgGCCTCGCTAAATTGTCTCCCAGCTGCCGTGCCCCGCCGCCATCGAGCCCCAGCGTGGGGCGGCGCAGAGGCCGCTGTCCAGCTCCGGCTCCTTCCCTCTGTCGGCGCCTTTATAGTGAGGGAGCGGGATCCGGGAGTGCCGGGGCGGGACAGGGGGCAAGGGCACGGCTGGGGCGGGTGTGAGGAAGCAGAGATTTAGAATTGGCTGCCAGGAATGTGAGGGGCCGCTTGTAGCCAGACATTTAGGCTTGTATTTTCAGACAGTTTGGTAGCATATTTTGGATGGATAATTCTTGCTGTGTAGTTCGAGGAGGCTTGGGATGGTGTGAGCTACAGCACAGGTAGGTGTTGGATAAAGTTTTGAAGGTGTTGATGAAGTTTTTAAGTGATTCCTGAGACTTTACTAAGGTAGATCACACCAGGAATAAATCCGAAATATTCCTTTTCAAGGAAACCCTTGTAGAATCATAAAAATCTGTCTGAAATAACAGCCAATGGGGAAGTGGTTATGGTGGAGACAAACAAGAGTAAACCCTAAAAATAACTGATGGGCTGGCCCCAGGGGCTCTCATCAAACCGGTGAACGAAGAAAACACACTGCTTGTGGCAGCGCGTAACCTCCTACTCAAAGATTCAAAACTTTTCTTGGTATCTGAAGACTTCATGTTAGCAAACTTGATGGCAGTCTGGTGTTGCAATGGAATACTGAGGAACTGTAGGTCTCAAAGCCTGATGTTTGTTCAAGTAAATTTGTAGAAATAACAAGATAGGATTAGTTGATGCTGGGAGAAATAAAAGTTGCTCTATCAACTTTGCTCCCATAAAAGGGAATCCTGCCTTAGAAAACTCTTGGAGTACTATGGAGGGTtgggaagaaatgaaaattatagTGATCTGGTTGATCTATTCTACTTGAATTTTCAAAAACACGGAATACAGATGCTGGTACAGGCATATTATTGTTAGAGGAGATAGATGTAGGGATAAATGCTTGGTTCTTTCAGCTGAGGAAGATCCCCACTGGAGTTCCACTTAACCCTCTATTATATAACTTTAATAAATGACCCAGAAGCACTGTCAATAACCAGTAAGTGGCAAGATTTGCTGGCAGAATGAAGCAGGATGATAcaaacaggcaagaaaaaagcagaactttaTATGTCTGAGCAAATGAGTTATTACTAGACAGATGAAATTTAATGTTGATAAATCAATTATGGTACAGAGATGAAACACATTCCTAGCTTCACATGTGAAAAGATGAGTTTTGAGCTTGATTAGTACCACTCAGGAGTGAGTTCCTGAGCTTACATGAAACAAACATTGTGCTTAGCAGCAGTCAAAAAAGCAAATCACGTTAGGAATGACTGGGGAATGAGGATGGCATTGCATCAATTCACTGTTTGCCTACACCTTGAGTACATATCCAGTCTCTGCATCTCAAAAAAGGATGTACTAGAATTAGAAAAGGATAAGGGAAGGATGATCAAATGTATGGGACAGTCTTGTATGAGCAGTCACATCATAGGTTGGTACTGGAAAAGGGATACCTGGTAAGGAACGGCCGATGCTGCATGCCATGATTCATCTCCTTATGTAGCTGGAT
This DNA window, taken from Calypte anna isolate BGI_N300 chromosome 2, bCalAnn1_v1.p, whole genome shotgun sequence, encodes the following:
- the TERT gene encoding telomerase reverse transcriptase, whose translation is MAGAEPFAEVVAALRGCYAEAVPLETFIRRLRENGAGEAEVLRGDDAPCYRTFVGECLVCVPRGARPIPRPLTFQQLSSQSEVITRVVQRLCEKRKKNVLAYGYSVLDENSSNFQIMPSSNIYSYLPNTATETMRISGLWETLLSRIGDDVMMYLLEHCALFMLVPPSNCYQVCGQPVYELMSHNVDPSPVFVKQRFSKHRPSRLLDYMQRRLVFHRQYLSKSYWWKCRQRLEANISSMGNKKNNKTQNLLSSYRYSVKAHLEKQSSSSLCLSATAPSLKRKFDREQLEIPAKRAKLEEKQKEERAYTLTPDVNQSNSKRYGTGYVASQSVSLIKRKHISQRSNTDMSGSSLVHASHDGKKCVTGERSFLQGVQSKKPLKSSAEVQAESRRKGVEMHVCKSPLDSAQIKPKEVISSQCRRQEGHLASLGKKLPNLLLRSAVYIDRKLLLYSSRSFQECFPKSFLLNRLQGCQAGGRRLIETIFLSQNLTEQKHNQSLPHHNWKKKRLPKRYWQMRHTFQKLLKNHGKCPYLVILKKNCPVWISETSVRKAELPSRAALPGEAEVHKQAEKFGKQPTTAAVTSSRCESGCTDVPGNLRASLAKRVLEKSQSEERSPGEACDSALGALLKQHSSHWQVYIFVRECLERVIPMELWGSNHNKCRFLKNVKAFISMGKFAKLSLQELMWKMRVNDCMWLRLVKGDHFVPAYEHCFREELLAKFLYWLMNTYVLELLRSFFYVTETMFQKNMLFYYRKFIWGKLQNIGIRNHFAKVHLRALSSEEIEAVHQKKYVPMASKLRFIPKVNGLRPIVKVSSVVEAQVFSKESREKKMHHYNTRLKNLFSVLNYERTINRSFIGSSVFGKDDIYKTWKKFVTKVLESGGEIPHFYYVKADVSRAYDTIPHNKLVEVISQILNPEKRTVYCIRRYAVIMITTSGKTRRFYKRHVSTFKDFMPDMKQFVSKLQETESLKNAIIVEQSLTFNETSSSLFSFFLQMIHNNILVIRNRYYLQCCGIPQGSILSTLLCSLCYGDMENKLLCGVQQDGVLIRLIDDFLLVTPHLMQARYFLRTLATGIPEYGFLINPNKTVVNFPVDDIPGCSKFKQLPECRLIPWCGLLLDIQTLEVYCDYSSYTCTSIRSSLSFNSSRTAGKNMRYKLITVLKLKCHCLFLDLQINSLRTVLINIYKIFLLQAYRFHACVLQLPFNQKVRNNPYFFLKIISETATCCYAILKAKNAEVALGSKGATGIFPSEAAEWLCYHAFTVKLSNHKVVYKCLLKPLRICKMQLFKKIPKDTMALLKTVTEPSLCQDFRAILD